A region of Desulfolithobacter dissulfuricans DNA encodes the following proteins:
- a CDS encoding phage antirepressor N-terminal domain-containing protein — translation MEELIPVRFQEDTLFLISFGNEPYVPIRPVVEAMGLDWEGQRQRINRNRERWRAVIVTTPSKGQLQRHLCLPLRKLNGFLATIDASRIRKKLRKKVLAYQDGCDDALWKHWTDLVAGCPSWTPEKVKVDIFAEIDCRARELADEYCEAMRERMLKDAFVMTGTVPPEQWEPLTDWRRSLELHEIAWRSCHSRLSSLDDKISLDGTTPRAIAVAQALIEAWYDGKRCGANPEGYGNYTSQEIEAIKHDYHEYLPVAIRLLKGVRENEDPSQPRLEQAEDGKFFWRKARWYVSQSFKTRDQAWRALSRSVVLWAREIQD, via the coding sequence ATGGAAGAACTCATTCCAGTGCGCTTCCAGGAAGACACCCTCTTCCTGATCAGCTTCGGTAACGAACCTTACGTCCCCATACGGCCCGTGGTGGAAGCCATGGGGCTGGACTGGGAAGGTCAGCGGCAACGGATCAACCGCAACAGGGAGAGGTGGAGAGCCGTTATCGTGACAACCCCTTCTAAGGGTCAACTTCAGAGGCATCTCTGCCTTCCTCTCAGAAAGCTCAATGGCTTTCTGGCCACTATCGACGCCAGCCGGATCAGGAAAAAACTCCGTAAAAAGGTCCTTGCCTATCAGGACGGCTGTGACGACGCCCTCTGGAAACACTGGACCGATTTGGTTGCCGGCTGTCCTTCATGGACCCCGGAGAAGGTCAAGGTTGACATCTTTGCTGAAATAGATTGCCGGGCCAGGGAACTGGCAGACGAATACTGCGAGGCTATGCGGGAACGGATGCTGAAGGACGCCTTCGTCATGACCGGAACCGTTCCTCCCGAGCAATGGGAACCGCTGACCGACTGGAGGCGTTCTCTGGAGTTGCATGAAATAGCCTGGCGGTCCTGCCATTCAAGACTCTCATCTCTTGACGACAAGATTTCGCTCGACGGCACCACCCCCAGGGCCATAGCGGTGGCACAGGCACTTATCGAGGCTTGGTATGACGGAAAACGGTGCGGTGCGAATCCGGAAGGGTATGGCAACTACACCTCTCAGGAGATCGAGGCGATAAAACACGACTACCATGAGTACCTTCCCGTGGCCATCAGGCTGCTGAAGGGTGTCAGGGAGAACGAAGATCCCAGTCAGCCACGGTTGGAGCAGGCCGAGGATGGCAAGTTCTTCTGGCGGAAGGCCAGGTGGTACGTCAGCCAGTCGTTCAAGACCAGGGACCAGGCATGGAGGGCCTTGTCCAGGTCTGTCGTTCTCTGGGCCAGGGAAATTCAAGATTAG
- a CDS encoding sigma-70 family RNA polymerase sigma factor, whose product MDHSTGLSKEEQWRAAWAWVEANRYMVKAMAARYLKFMASDQEDIIQEAVIVAYQVLNTLARKNVPASRYGAYFRTMFRTRCIKLAAGGRVTTTFDLDKIPVISPDTDFYEVDKAIIEAALQIMTDRQRQVFRWILEQPEPINATAVARKFGIQNRSARKLINSGIKRIRRNKNIADQYRPVRTAVSDSPQTLAMDAG is encoded by the coding sequence ATGGATCACTCGACAGGGCTATCAAAGGAGGAGCAATGGCGGGCAGCCTGGGCTTGGGTGGAAGCCAACCGGTACATGGTAAAGGCCATGGCTGCCCGGTATCTCAAATTTATGGCGTCTGATCAGGAAGACATCATCCAGGAGGCTGTCATTGTCGCCTATCAGGTCCTCAACACTCTTGCCAGAAAAAACGTTCCTGCCAGCAGATATGGCGCATATTTCAGGACCATGTTCCGGACACGCTGTATCAAATTGGCCGCAGGTGGGCGTGTCACGACCACCTTTGACCTGGACAAGATTCCGGTAATAAGTCCAGACACCGATTTCTACGAAGTCGACAAAGCCATCATTGAAGCGGCACTGCAAATAATGACCGACCGGCAACGCCAGGTATTCCGCTGGATACTGGAGCAACCTGAACCGATCAACGCTACGGCAGTTGCCAGGAAATTCGGTATCCAGAACCGCTCTGCCCGCAAATTGATCAACAGTGGAATTAAACGAATCAGGAGAAATAAGAACATTGCAGATCAATATCGACCAGTTCGCACAGCAGTCAGTGATTCCCCGCAAACTCTTGCTATGGATGCGGGATAA